One stretch of bacterium DNA includes these proteins:
- a CDS encoding arabinose ABC transporter substrate-binding protein produces MNITFFRKHTASIITLFAVLLICGSCGDRGEKRIKIGFLVKRPEEIWFQNEWKGAQVCADKLGFELVKIGVTDGEKTLAAIDNLAAQGARGFVICTPDVRLGPAIMTKARAYGMKVVAVDDRLVDAEGRPMDVPYLGMDAAEIGRIVGKALHEELVKRGWNPDETAALAVSFNELETCLDRTGGAMEALVGAGFPAEKIFSAPVKTTDIPGGFDASDAVFTQHPTVKRWLLFGCNDEGVLGGVRALENRGFGAESVIGIGIGGSSTKSEFEKEVQTGFFATVFVNAAMHGFRTTEMVYRWAGDGVEPPKETATVGKILTKDTYGEALQELTLSQ; encoded by the coding sequence ATGAACATTACTTTTTTCAGAAAACATACGGCATCGATCATCACATTGTTCGCCGTATTACTCATCTGCGGCAGCTGCGGGGACAGAGGCGAGAAAAGGATAAAAATCGGGTTCCTCGTCAAGCGTCCTGAGGAAATATGGTTCCAGAACGAGTGGAAAGGCGCCCAGGTATGCGCGGATAAACTCGGTTTCGAGCTCGTTAAAATCGGGGTGACCGACGGCGAAAAAACGCTCGCTGCCATCGACAACCTCGCAGCACAGGGAGCGCGGGGATTCGTCATCTGCACACCGGATGTCCGTCTGGGACCGGCTATCATGACAAAGGCGCGCGCGTATGGCATGAAAGTCGTCGCGGTGGATGACCGTCTCGTCGATGCGGAGGGCAGGCCCATGGATGTCCCGTACCTGGGTATGGATGCCGCGGAGATCGGGAGGATTGTCGGAAAAGCCCTCCATGAGGAATTGGTAAAACGCGGCTGGAATCCCGATGAGACCGCCGCCCTCGCGGTCTCGTTCAACGAACTCGAAACATGCCTCGACCGGACAGGCGGAGCAATGGAAGCGCTGGTTGGAGCCGGGTTCCCTGCGGAAAAAATCTTCAGCGCCCCGGTCAAAACTACCGATATACCCGGCGGATTCGATGCATCGGATGCCGTATTCACTCAGCACCCTACTGTAAAACGGTGGCTCCTGTTCGGCTGCAATGACGAGGGTGTGCTCGGCGGGGTACGCGCCCTCGAAAACCGTGGTTTCGGGGCGGAATCGGTGATAGGAATCGGAATCGGCGGAAGCTCGACAAAATCCGAGTTTGAAAAGGAAGTGCAGACAGGTTTTTTCGCGACGGTATTCGTGAATGCCGCCATGCATGGATTCAGGACAACGGAAATGGTGTACCGGTGGGCCGGGGATGGTGTCGAGCCGCCGAAAGAAACGGCGACAGTCGGGAAGATCCTCACAAAAGACACCTACGGAGAGGCATTGCAGGAACTCACCCTCTCACAGTGA
- a CDS encoding arabinose ABC transporter substrate-binding protein: MRKKNCICLLTVIAVMLVWTIILSGCGSRGAKPVKIGFLVSNPEQTWFQNEWRYAQKCADRYGFELIRIGATDGEKTLAAIDNLAAQGAQGFVICTPDVRLGPGILARAASYRMKVITVDDQFVGSDGSFMDVPYMGISSVSIGWSVGKALHEEYLKRGWTIDDTAALAVTFEELNTCKERTDGATEALIEAGFPAEKIFRAPQKHSDVPSAFDAANVTVTQHPYIRHWLVYSVNDEGVLGAVRALENRGFGADSVVGIGIGGDVSKSEFEKSEPTGFFATCLLNPYRHGYETTEYLYKWIKDGIEPPKDIRTTGVIVTRETRAGIMKELGLSD, from the coding sequence ATGAGAAAAAAGAACTGCATCTGCCTTTTAACTGTAATCGCAGTGATGCTCGTCTGGACGATTATTCTTTCAGGATGCGGATCCCGCGGCGCAAAACCGGTCAAGATAGGTTTTCTCGTGTCCAACCCCGAGCAGACGTGGTTCCAGAATGAATGGCGCTACGCCCAGAAGTGCGCGGACAGGTATGGATTCGAGCTGATCAGGATCGGGGCTACCGACGGCGAAAAGACACTTGCCGCAATCGACAACCTGGCTGCCCAGGGTGCGCAGGGATTCGTCATATGCACGCCGGATGTCCGTCTGGGTCCGGGGATTCTGGCACGCGCTGCTTCATACAGGATGAAGGTGATTACCGTGGATGACCAGTTTGTCGGTTCAGACGGTTCATTCATGGATGTCCCGTATATGGGTATCTCCTCGGTATCGATCGGATGGTCGGTCGGAAAAGCTCTCCATGAGGAGTATCTGAAGCGCGGATGGACAATCGATGACACCGCTGCGCTCGCTGTCACATTCGAAGAGCTCAATACCTGCAAGGAACGTACCGACGGGGCCACGGAGGCTTTGATCGAAGCGGGTTTCCCCGCTGAAAAGATTTTCAGGGCACCCCAGAAACACAGCGATGTGCCGAGCGCATTCGATGCGGCGAATGTCACGGTGACACAGCATCCCTATATCAGGCACTGGCTTGTCTATTCGGTCAACGACGAGGGTGTGCTCGGTGCTGTCCGGGCGCTGGAAAATCGGGGCTTCGGAGCCGATTCGGTCGTGGGTATCGGCATTGGCGGAGATGTGTCGAAATCGGAGTTCGAAAAGAGCGAGCCGACCGGTTTTTTCGCCACGTGCCTTCTCAATCCATACCGCCACGGCTATGAAACCACCGAATATCTCTACAAATGGATCAAGGACGGCATCGAACCCCCGAAAGACATACGGACAACAGGGGTGATCGTAACCCGTGAAACCAGGGCGGGTATTATGAAGGAATTGGGCTTATCGGATTAA
- a CDS encoding NAD(P)/FAD-dependent oxidoreductase, which yields MSYPNLFSPIKLGSVEMPNRTVMAPINNGLLSTDETWPFQTIRYYEERAIGGIGLIITGAVRVSTLAGIPKVGIFHERFIPSHKKLVDRIHKYDTKIFCQLTLNGGKVGKEAPSAIYNPAYPCRPPELTTEQLDGLVEDFIRAAGYAREAGYDGVEIHGGHTYFVGQMMSPSTNKRTDKYGGSFEGRMKFPVDVLEGIAREYPGFAAGIKFSAYEELPGGIDIPLGIEIAKRLASLNPAYLHVSTTSTSLMIKSRWSSVPHMYITRNTLMPLAEKVKKACTGVPVMGTGGITVPEDAERFIAEGACDVVALGRTVLADPHWPNKAKEGKAKNITPCIRCNLCYYQLWSSEPLICTMNPYLSHENELHFTPADRRKTVMVVGAGPAGIRCALTAAKRGHDVTLYEKMPYIGGMVYPGGKPQFKDDLQRVLKWYETELAESTVTVKLSTEVTPELVEEEAPDVLVIAVGGDVIKPGIPGIDQPHVASAIDVLRDVSKYRGTKAAVIGGGEVGCEAACYLADNGFKEVTVIEMLPDLMPQSNKIILNHMELLLEDRNIKVMTGTPVTAITPEGIEVCLKSGKLWGIEADLVVYAVGIKTPGQQIVSSGPAMKVQPKSGLIPALSMKAEEVYVIGDCTCVARILEATAEGERIGRWV from the coding sequence ATGTCATATCCGAACCTCTTCAGCCCCATTAAACTCGGCTCAGTCGAAATGCCCAACCGAACGGTGATGGCCCCGATCAACAACGGCCTCTTGAGCACCGATGAAACATGGCCGTTCCAGACAATCCGCTACTACGAGGAACGCGCAATCGGCGGTATCGGCCTCATCATTACCGGCGCAGTCCGTGTGAGCACGCTCGCGGGAATCCCGAAAGTGGGTATCTTTCACGAACGCTTCATCCCTTCACATAAAAAGCTGGTCGACCGTATCCACAAGTACGATACGAAAATCTTCTGCCAGCTTACCCTCAACGGCGGTAAAGTCGGAAAGGAAGCCCCTTCCGCAATCTATAATCCCGCGTACCCGTGCAGACCGCCGGAACTGACCACTGAACAGCTCGACGGTCTTGTGGAAGACTTCATCAGGGCTGCGGGATACGCCCGCGAAGCCGGTTACGACGGCGTCGAGATTCATGGCGGGCATACCTATTTTGTCGGACAGATGATGTCGCCGTCCACCAACAAACGGACTGACAAGTACGGCGGCTCGTTCGAGGGAAGGATGAAATTCCCTGTCGATGTCCTTGAAGGAATAGCACGGGAATATCCAGGATTTGCGGCGGGCATCAAATTCAGCGCATACGAGGAACTTCCCGGGGGGATCGATATTCCGCTCGGTATTGAAATCGCAAAGCGCCTCGCCTCTCTGAATCCTGCGTATCTCCATGTGAGCACGACATCCACATCCCTCATGATCAAGAGCCGGTGGTCATCAGTTCCGCACATGTATATCACGAGGAACACCCTCATGCCGCTGGCGGAAAAGGTTAAAAAAGCCTGTACCGGAGTACCAGTCATGGGAACCGGCGGGATAACCGTTCCCGAGGATGCGGAGCGGTTCATCGCCGAAGGAGCCTGCGATGTGGTTGCGCTCGGCAGAACGGTGCTGGCGGACCCCCACTGGCCGAACAAGGCGAAGGAGGGGAAAGCGAAAAACATCACCCCGTGCATACGGTGCAATCTCTGTTATTACCAGCTCTGGTCCAGCGAGCCGCTCATCTGCACCATGAATCCCTATCTCTCCCATGAGAACGAACTGCACTTCACTCCAGCCGACCGCAGGAAAACAGTCATGGTAGTCGGCGCGGGACCTGCGGGTATACGGTGCGCGCTTACCGCTGCGAAACGCGGGCATGATGTGACTCTGTATGAAAAGATGCCGTACATCGGAGGCATGGTGTATCCGGGCGGGAAACCGCAGTTCAAGGATGATCTCCAGCGTGTGCTGAAATGGTATGAAACGGAGCTTGCCGAAAGCACGGTCACCGTAAAGCTCAGTACCGAAGTCACCCCGGAGCTCGTCGAGGAGGAAGCGCCCGATGTTCTCGTGATCGCGGTCGGCGGTGATGTCATAAAACCCGGCATTCCGGGGATCGATCAGCCGCATGTCGCATCGGCGATCGATGTGCTCCGTGATGTGTCGAAATACAGAGGCACAAAAGCCGCTGTCATCGGCGGCGGCGAGGTGGGATGCGAAGCCGCCTGTTATCTTGCCGACAACGGGTTTAAAGAAGTGACAGTCATCGAGATGCTCCCCGACCTCATGCCGCAGAGCAACAAAATTATCCTCAACCATATGGAGCTGCTCCTCGAAGACCGGAACATCAAGGTCATGACAGGTACCCCGGTCACCGCAATCACTCCCGAGGGTATAGAGGTTTGCCTCAAGAGCGGAAAGCTCTGGGGAATCGAAGCTGATCTTGTTGTCTATGCGGTCGGTATCAAGACACCTGGTCAGCAGATCGTATCTTCCGGGCCGGCGATGAAAGTACAGCCCAAGAGCGGTCTCATCCCGGCGCTCTCGATGAAAGCGGAGGAAGTGTATGTCATCGGGGACTGCACCTGCGTCGCCCGTATCCTCGAAGCGACCGCGGAAGGAGAGCGCATCGGACGGTGGGTGTAA
- a CDS encoding beta-ketoacyl-ACP synthase 3 translates to MNDKAFQMSLYLPIQGLTETVVTVVEWQVAEGDHFEKNQVIMLYETAKALYDFEAPCAGKVVKLLRPAGEIVPYNEPIMEIETTDSGMKNWIPPAFTEPVEADVDVEESMVSPAVTNEVVNDGTTILGIGGYLPSRVVTNEELVVGFPEINADYIYQVSGIRERRWAANGEKPSDMAYKASIDAIRDAGIPKEDIDAIILSTTTPDFAMPSTACILQNRLGLRGIPAFDLNAACSGWLYAVSMARGMILSGLAKNVLTVGVDLQSRLLDKSDRSTYFIFGDGAGAAVISSGTSGHLIRRIILGADSKGLRMARREEPGYCISEGCEDFDPWIRLEGPALFRFATESFAKLIRDVIIKSGWKPAETRWVIPHQANGRILKAAAKQSGVSFDRFYLNIETVGNTSSASIPLALVEIKNSLKPVDKLILCSVGAGVTSAAISVEW, encoded by the coding sequence ATGAACGATAAAGCTTTTCAAATGTCACTCTATCTCCCCATACAGGGTCTCACTGAGACAGTCGTGACAGTCGTTGAATGGCAGGTTGCGGAAGGTGATCATTTTGAAAAAAATCAGGTCATAATGCTCTATGAAACAGCCAAAGCGCTTTATGACTTCGAGGCTCCCTGCGCCGGGAAAGTGGTAAAACTTCTCCGGCCAGCGGGAGAAATTGTCCCGTATAATGAGCCGATCATGGAGATCGAAACAACCGATTCTGGCATGAAAAACTGGATTCCGCCCGCTTTTACCGAACCCGTCGAAGCGGATGTCGACGTTGAGGAAAGCATGGTATCCCCGGCGGTAACGAACGAGGTGGTCAATGATGGTACCACCATTCTGGGTATCGGCGGGTACCTTCCGTCACGGGTGGTTACCAACGAGGAGCTGGTCGTGGGTTTTCCCGAGATCAACGCCGATTATATATACCAGGTCAGCGGCATTCGTGAGCGACGGTGGGCCGCGAATGGTGAAAAACCCTCGGACATGGCCTACAAGGCATCAATCGATGCCATCAGGGATGCGGGAATACCGAAAGAAGACATCGATGCCATCATTCTTTCCACGACCACGCCTGATTTCGCGATGCCATCCACCGCATGTATCCTGCAGAACCGTCTGGGTCTCAGGGGCATACCTGCCTTCGATCTCAACGCCGCATGTTCCGGCTGGCTCTATGCGGTCTCGATGGCACGCGGAATGATTCTTTCCGGACTGGCAAAAAATGTCCTCACTGTGGGTGTCGATTTGCAATCACGTCTCCTGGATAAATCGGACCGGAGCACATACTTCATTTTCGGCGATGGCGCCGGCGCTGCGGTCATTTCTTCCGGAACTTCCGGCCACCTGATCCGCAGAATAATCCTCGGAGCAGATTCGAAGGGACTTCGCATGGCGCGGCGTGAGGAGCCCGGCTATTGCATTTCCGAAGGCTGCGAAGATTTCGATCCATGGATTCGCCTCGAGGGTCCCGCGCTTTTCCGGTTCGCGACAGAGAGTTTTGCCAAGCTGATCCGCGATGTCATCATTAAAAGTGGCTGGAAACCGGCGGAAACACGGTGGGTTATCCCTCATCAGGCAAACGGGCGGATTCTCAAGGCCGCTGCAAAACAGAGCGGTGTTTCCTTCGACCGTTTCTATCTCAACATCGAAACGGTGGGAAATACATCGAGTGCGAGTATACCGCTGGCGCTCGTGGAAATTAAAAACAGCCTCAAACCGGTCGATAAGCTCATTCTCTGTTCGGTCGGAGCAGGAGTGACATCGGCTGCCATTTCGGTGGAATGGTGA
- a CDS encoding SDR family oxidoreductase, giving the protein MDLKLKDKVVLITGGTNGLGLRAARAFAGEGAHVCVCSIDEEETIGRVVEELRAQGVRAHGIRANVCIPSEAESVAGETADKLGGIDILINNVGKRFGDSLFQATDEDWHKTFDNIVFQTVRMIRLTVPFMRKRGGGSVINIASVSGWLPQLAKGSQYGAAKNSLIFLAEPLALELVHDNIRVNTISPGSMISPDGIWEKWRQKNPDAFETYRRESFPMGRLGSPEEIADVIVFVASPRAYWINGRHIPVDGLQQPVPAPGYKNW; this is encoded by the coding sequence ATGGATTTGAAGTTGAAGGATAAGGTTGTCCTCATAACGGGCGGAACGAACGGTCTCGGGCTGCGGGCTGCGCGTGCATTTGCCGGAGAAGGCGCTCATGTCTGTGTCTGCTCGATCGATGAAGAGGAAACGATCGGGAGAGTGGTCGAAGAGCTCCGCGCTCAAGGTGTCCGGGCTCATGGAATCCGTGCGAATGTCTGTATTCCGAGTGAAGCGGAGAGTGTTGCCGGTGAGACGGCGGACAAGCTGGGCGGGATAGACATCCTGATAAACAATGTGGGTAAACGGTTCGGCGACAGCCTGTTTCAGGCCACCGACGAGGACTGGCATAAAACATTCGATAATATCGTATTCCAGACTGTGCGAATGATACGACTCACCGTTCCGTTCATGCGAAAGCGGGGCGGCGGATCGGTCATCAATATCGCCTCCGTCTCGGGATGGCTGCCCCAGCTCGCGAAGGGAAGCCAGTACGGTGCGGCGAAGAATTCGCTTATTTTTCTTGCCGAGCCGCTGGCGCTCGAACTCGTGCACGACAATATCAGGGTGAACACCATCTCGCCGGGCTCCATGATCAGCCCCGATGGAATCTGGGAAAAATGGCGTCAGAAGAATCCCGATGCATTCGAGACCTATCGGCGCGAAAGTTTCCCCATGGGCCGGCTCGGCAGCCCCGAGGAAATCGCCGATGTCATCGTGTTCGTGGCATCGCCGCGCGCCTACTGGATCAACGGCCGTCACATTCCCGTGGACGGTCTCCAGCAGCCTGTCCCCGCGCCGGGATACAAAAACTGGTAA
- a CDS encoding Nramp family divalent metal transporter, producing MDELHKKSPRETVRTGDTKTVDSATRVLSGESTKRGFARLLPFLGPAFIASIAYVDPGNFATNIEGGAKFGYTLLWVVVASNLMAMLIQVTSAKVGIATGHNLAELCRLHFPRWVVWGMWVLMELVAIATDLAEFVGAALGFYLLFGMPLWVAGLVTAAVTFAILGLQNRGFRPLEAVITAMLGVIALCYVVETVLDKPDWSKVVYHAFTPHFNGAESVLLATGILGATVMPHVIFLHSSLTQGRIRVTNPVHRRRLFNFEVADVTIAMGVAGFVNAAMLMMAAATFHHAGLSSVATIEDAHITLEPLLGSAAKSIFAISLLVAGLSSTTVGTMAGQVIMQGFLERHIPIWLRRLITVFPSLAVIMAGLDPTRTLVISQVVLSFGLPFAVIPLIMFTRRGDLMGDLKNRAITTFAAIIVAILIIFLNGYLLYQTIFGK from the coding sequence ATGGATGAACTCCATAAAAAATCCCCACGGGAAACTGTCAGAACCGGGGATACAAAGACCGTTGATTCAGCAACCCGGGTTCTCTCCGGGGAGAGCACAAAACGGGGATTTGCCCGTCTCCTGCCTTTTTTAGGACCGGCGTTCATTGCGAGCATCGCGTATGTCGATCCGGGGAATTTTGCAACCAATATAGAGGGCGGGGCAAAATTCGGGTATACACTCCTCTGGGTAGTCGTCGCCAGCAACCTCATGGCAATGCTCATCCAGGTGACATCGGCAAAAGTCGGTATCGCCACCGGCCATAATCTTGCCGAATTATGCCGTCTCCATTTCCCGCGCTGGGTTGTGTGGGGAATGTGGGTGCTGATGGAGCTTGTAGCGATAGCGACCGACCTTGCCGAGTTTGTCGGCGCGGCGCTCGGATTTTACCTGCTGTTTGGAATGCCTCTCTGGGTTGCCGGTCTGGTGACCGCAGCAGTGACCTTTGCAATTCTGGGGCTGCAGAACCGTGGATTCCGTCCCCTCGAAGCGGTTATTACCGCGATGCTCGGTGTTATCGCTCTCTGCTATGTGGTTGAAACCGTCCTGGACAAGCCCGACTGGTCCAAGGTTGTGTATCATGCGTTTACACCACACTTCAATGGCGCCGAGAGCGTGCTCCTCGCCACCGGCATACTCGGAGCAACCGTGATGCCGCATGTCATCTTTCTCCATTCCTCGCTGACACAGGGGCGCATCAGGGTTACCAATCCGGTGCACCGCAGGCGGCTGTTCAACTTCGAGGTGGCCGATGTGACCATAGCGATGGGCGTGGCCGGTTTTGTCAATGCGGCCATGCTCATGATGGCTGCGGCGACTTTCCACCACGCCGGCCTCAGTTCGGTCGCCACAATCGAGGATGCCCATATCACCCTCGAACCCCTGCTCGGTTCCGCCGCAAAGTCGATTTTTGCCATTTCCCTTCTCGTTGCGGGGTTGTCGTCGACAACTGTGGGGACAATGGCCGGTCAGGTGATCATGCAGGGATTTCTCGAACGTCATATTCCCATCTGGCTCCGTCGGCTGATCACGGTTTTCCCGTCGCTTGCGGTGATCATGGCAGGCCTCGATCCGACACGGACGCTCGTGATAAGCCAGGTGGTGCTCAGCTTCGGACTCCCGTTTGCGGTAATACCGCTTATCATGTTCACGAGGAGAGGCGATCTGATGGGCGACCTTAAAAATCGTGCCATAACCACATTCGCAGCCATAATAGTGGCGATATTGATCATATTTCTTAACGGATACCTGCTCTATCAGACCATATTCGGGAAGTAG
- a CDS encoding universal stress protein, whose product MYKHILIPLDGSVLAESALKPALCIARIFGSRITLIHVIEEDVSPTIHGDRHLSSPEEAHIYLETLARQVFPPEIPVEFHVHTGKTSDVARGIVGHQQEFSHDLIVMCSHGRGGLKSVVFGSIAQQVVAAGDIPVLLVRPETVGEHGAFECRVLLAPTDGESAHETGLQAAAELALASGARLHLLSVVPTTGTLSGRQAAERRLMPGATRAALELEYNEVSIYLENKVHFFHDLTVPVTSEVLRGDPAAVISDVAESIDAGILIMGTHGKAGTAAFWENSVTARVLARTKRSMLLVPV is encoded by the coding sequence ATGTATAAGCATATCCTCATACCCCTCGATGGGTCGGTTCTTGCGGAATCGGCGCTGAAACCGGCTCTGTGCATCGCCCGTATTTTCGGTTCCCGTATCACACTTATCCATGTCATCGAAGAGGATGTCTCGCCCACAATCCACGGAGACCGTCACCTGAGCAGTCCCGAGGAAGCACATATTTACCTGGAAACTCTGGCGCGGCAGGTTTTCCCGCCTGAGATTCCCGTGGAATTCCATGTACATACCGGCAAAACCAGCGATGTCGCGCGCGGCATTGTCGGTCATCAGCAGGAATTTTCGCACGATCTTATCGTCATGTGTTCGCATGGACGGGGCGGTCTCAAATCAGTGGTTTTCGGAAGTATCGCGCAGCAGGTGGTTGCTGCCGGCGATATACCTGTCCTGCTTGTGCGGCCGGAAACAGTCGGGGAGCATGGAGCGTTTGAATGCCGTGTTCTTCTTGCTCCTACGGACGGCGAAAGTGCTCACGAGACCGGTTTACAAGCTGCGGCTGAGCTCGCCCTGGCATCGGGAGCGCGGCTGCATCTTCTGTCTGTTGTTCCGACAACCGGTACGCTGTCAGGCAGGCAGGCGGCGGAACGGCGGTTGATGCCGGGCGCAACAAGAGCGGCTCTCGAGCTTGAATACAATGAAGTGTCTATCTATCTGGAAAATAAGGTTCATTTTTTCCATGACCTTACTGTTCCGGTCACATCGGAGGTGCTGCGGGGCGATCCCGCTGCGGTTATCTCGGATGTTGCGGAATCGATCGATGCCGGAATACTTATCATGGGTACCCATGGTAAAGCGGGTACCGCTGCATTCTGGGAAAACAGCGTCACCGCCAGGGTGCTGGCCCGTACAAAACGTTCGATGCTTCTCGTGCCTGTATGA